Proteins found in one Oreochromis niloticus isolate F11D_XX linkage group LG22, O_niloticus_UMD_NMBU, whole genome shotgun sequence genomic segment:
- the twist1a gene encoding twist-related protein 1a yields MREDDSSPMDSAGNSEEETDRQLPRRGARKRRTARRSTDEEEEADVESPGPVKKKCRKSVDGGGGSTGSGGSEASSSPARSFDDLQTQRVMANIRERQRTQSLNEAFTSLRKIIPTLPSDKLSKIQTLKLAARYIDFLCQVLQSDELDARGTSCSYVAHERLSYAFSVWRMGGAWSLSTTSH; encoded by the coding sequence ATGCGGGAAGACGACTCCTCCCCAATGGACAGCGCTGGCAACAGTGAGGAGGAGACCGACCGACAGCTGCCGCGGAGAGGCGCGAGGAAGAGGCGGACGGCGCGGAGGAGCACGGACGAAGAGGAGGAAGCGGACGTGGAGAGCCCCGGTCCGgtgaaaaagaaatgcaggAAGAGCGTAGACGGAGGAGGAGGCAGCACCGGGAGCGGCGGCAGCGAGGCCAGCAGTAGCCCCGCGCGCTCATTCGACGACCTGCAGACGCAGCGCGTGATGGCCAACATCCGCGAGCGCCAAAGGACGCAGTCCCTCAACGAGGCATTCACGTCGTTACGTAAAATCATTCCCACCCTGCCGTCGGACAAACTCAGCAAGATCCAGACCCTGAAGCTGGCAGCGCGGTACATCGACTTCCTTTGCCAAGTTCTACAAAGCGACGAGCTGGACGCGCGAGGGACCAGCTGCAGCTACGTGGCGCACGAGCGTCTGAGCTATGCCTTCTCAGTCTGGAGGATGGGGGGCGCGTGGTCCTTGTCGACTACGTCCCACTAG
- the LOC100694822 gene encoding fer3-like protein → MQGRFIDSTVMNINLMEYPHKYALAPKQQVDDAPSCPISQRQLNEPSWSREAEDGVRTAQVAMGSPRYYSRGARGNTKAKRRRIITVVQRQAANVRERKRMFSLNEAFDELRRKVPTFAYEKRLSRIETLRLAIVYISFMMDLLENT, encoded by the coding sequence ATGCAGGGCCGATTTATTGACTCCACGGTGATGAACATTAATCTTATGGAGTATCCCCACAAATATGCTTTAGcaccaaagcagcaggtggatgaTGCTCCATCCTGTCCAATCAGCCAAAGGCAGTTAAACGAGCCTTCCTGGAGCCGGGAAGCGGAGGACGGTGTGCGCACTGCTCAGGTAGCGATGGGCTCGCCGAGATACTACAGCCGCGGGGCCCGGGGGAACACGAAGGCCAAGCGGAGGAGGATCATCACGGTGGTCCAGCGGCAGGCGGCCAATGTGCGGGAGAGAAAGCGAATGTTCAGTCTGAATGAGGCGTTTGATGAACTAAGGAGAAAAGTTCCCACATTCGCATACGAGAAGAGGCTGTCCCGTATCGAGACGCTGCGTCTGGCCATCGTCTACATCTCCTTCATGATGGACCTGCTGGAGAACACCTGA